One Hydrogenobaculum sp. 3684 genomic window, CACAAAATCATTATCATAAGATTGGAATGGGTAAACCTTTGGGTTTGGGTAGTATAGAAATAAAACCTAAGGTATTTATTGTTGATAGAGAGAAAAGATATAAATCTTTGTTTAAAGATGATGCTTGGAATTTAGCAGAAGAGGACAAAACAAGTGAAATAAATGAATTTAAAAATGCATTTGGAACGTACATTTTAAGTAAAATTTCTAATGATAACAAAAGAAATGCAAATGATGACAAAAAAAGTGCAGATTTATTATGGCAAACCGAAAGGTTAAGCCAATTAAAGATAATGCTAAGTTGGAATAATCCTGAGACTAGAGACTGGCTTGAGAAAACAAGATATATGATGATAGAATGCCAACCAACAGTTGGATATGAGTGTATTTGCGCTGGTACGAATAAAGACAAGTGTAATGAATACAAAGATAGGCCTGTTTTGCCAAAACCTGAAAAGGTAATAATAAGTAATAGATAACAAATATACTACATAATACCAATGACATTGTTTATCAACTATTAAGTTATTACTTTATTAAAGGAAGCATTAGGATGTTAAAAAGTTAGTTCTAATTTTGACTCTTCCAGTTTGGCTTTTGGCGCAGGTGTATCACAGCGCAACGTTTTGTGTTTTGATCTGTATAAGTTTTACTTGTACCTATAGAGGATTGAAACCTTCATATTTAACCTATAACCTTGGGGGCGTGGTTATCTCAATTATGTTTTTTTCCAGAGTAGCTCTACTTCCAAATATTTATACCTGATTCCTTAATAGCTTTTATCTTCAGTTAGTCTTATTTTTACCTTGATGCTTTTATCATATAAGTGTTGAAGTGTATAAATTGTCACCACTTTTTTATTTCAAAATAATTTTTCTCATATTTATGTTAATATAATTACCATTATGTTAACAAATGAAAGCTTTTATATCTTGATATCAAGAAAATTTGACATCAATGATATAAAATGATATATTAATGTTATCAAAATATTGGAGGTAAGTCAAATGGGTGATATCAAAATGAAGGCAAGCGAGTATGCGGCAATGATGTCAGTGTCATTAAATACTGTCAAAAATAGGATAAAAGCTGGAATACTAAATGGTGCCAAAGAAGAAGATGGTATATGGTATGTGTATTTGACATCAGACGAATATGAAAATCTGCAAAACAGCAAAGAAAAATCTCAAGAAAGAGAACAAGCTATTTCAGACTCTATAGAAAAATTGAAAGCTCTTCCAGATGGTGCTCTTATAGCCACATATATCAATATTCAAAGATATGCCGAGTTTCAAAAGCAAGAGCTTATGCAAGAGCTTTCTAGTCTGTATGCTTTGCTGGCTGTAAAAGAGAAAGAGATAGAGTTTTTGTCAAAGGATTTAGACCGTTATAAAAGCAAAATAGAAGAGCTTAAAGAAGAAAACTTATCATTATCTGAAAAGCTAAAAAACCTAAGCAAAGAGTTAGAAGATTGTAAAAAAGAGTACAAAGATCTAGACAACAAATATCAAAGAGCAGACATAGATATGAAAAAAATAATCCTTGATAAAGAAAAAGAGATACTTGAGAAAGAGCGGGAGATAGAAGAGTTAAAGAGGAAACTATCTATGCTATAAGCTTTAAAAATTTTTAACACTATATCCTTGAGTTTATGAGGCTTTTAAGATAAAAATAGCTTAATTCTTTTTTGTATTGACGCCTTATTATATCCATTAACTTATTGAATATATTGTAAGTTAGAAGAGCATCGTCTTTAGCTCTGTGAAGTCTTTCGTATTTTATGTTAAAGTAATCTGCTACTGCAGAAAGTTTGTAGGATTTTAGGTTAGGGATGAGTTTTTTGGAAAGTTCAAGGGTGCAGATATTTGGAGATTGTAGTTTTTTATGAAGATATATGCTGTAAGCTTTGTTTAAAAACGATAAATCAAATTTTACGTTGTGACCTACTATGATATAGTCTTTTACAAAGTTGTCAAAATCGTATATAACCTCTTCAACCTTGGGTTGGCCTACCAGCATAGCGTTTGTTATGCCTGTTATTTC contains:
- a CDS encoding 3'-5' exonuclease, producing the protein MYFSESFENDAYVVLDIETTGLNPDEHEIIEIFAFLVEKERITKQFHRLINPGFFIPRRITEITGITNAMLVGQPKVEEVIYDFDNFVKDYIIVGHNVKFDLSFLNKAYSIYLHKKLQSPNICTLELSKKLIPNLKSYKLSAVADYFNIKYERLHRAKDDALLTYNIFNKLMDIIRRQYKKELSYFYLKSLINSRI